The Micromonospora sp. NBC_00421 genome contains a region encoding:
- a CDS encoding histidine phosphatase family protein has protein sequence MATLLLLRHGRTTANADGGLAGRQPVELDDTGRAQAGAVGQRLRGLPLAAVVTSPLIRCRQTLELALPQAEPVVEEGLIECGYGSWEGQSLKKLAKEPLWPVVQQHPSAAVFPDGESMAQMSARAVAAVRAWDARITATHGPEAVWLACSHGDVIKAIVADALGVHLDLFQRIVADPASVTAIRYTPLRPFLVRLNDTGGDLAALVPPPAKRRRRATRPVDSDAAVGGGGGSAG, from the coding sequence GTGGCGACCCTTCTGCTTCTGCGACACGGCCGGACGACCGCGAACGCCGACGGCGGACTGGCCGGCCGGCAACCGGTCGAGCTGGACGACACCGGCCGGGCCCAGGCGGGCGCGGTCGGCCAGCGGCTGCGCGGCCTGCCGCTGGCGGCGGTGGTGACCAGCCCGCTGATCCGCTGCCGGCAGACCCTAGAGCTGGCGCTGCCGCAGGCCGAGCCGGTGGTCGAGGAGGGGCTGATCGAGTGCGGCTACGGCTCCTGGGAGGGGCAGTCGCTGAAGAAGCTGGCCAAGGAGCCGCTCTGGCCGGTGGTGCAGCAGCATCCCAGCGCCGCGGTCTTCCCCGACGGCGAGTCGATGGCGCAGATGTCGGCCCGCGCGGTCGCCGCGGTGCGTGCCTGGGACGCCCGGATCACCGCCACGCACGGGCCGGAGGCGGTCTGGCTGGCGTGCAGCCACGGCGATGTGATCAAAGCCATCGTGGCCGATGCCCTGGGGGTGCATCTCGACCTGTTCCAACGCATCGTGGCCGATCCGGCCTCGGTCACCGCGATCCGCTACACCCCGCTGCGGCCGTTCCTGGTCCGGCTCAACGACACCGGTGGTGACCTGGCCGCTCTGGTGCCCCCGCCGGCCAAGCGGCGGCGTCGTGCCACCCGGCCGGTCGACTCCGACGCGGCCGTCGGCGGGGGTGGGGGAAGCGCCGGGTGA
- a CDS encoding LLM class F420-dependent oxidoreductase, with protein sequence MRLGLSLGYQTAWSTPADHLALAQEADRLGYSVVWAAEAYGSDSPSMLAWMAGQTQRIDLGSAVMQIPARTPAMTAMTAATIDALSGGRFRLGLGVSGPQVSEGWHGVRFAKPLARTREYVDIVRLAVARKEVAYDGEHYTLPLPDGPGKALRLGFHPPRAHIPLYLAAVGPKNLELAGEIADGWLAVFYAPEFAEEQLASVRAGRARAGKELAGFDVVPSVPVVVGDDVASCAELVRWYAALYVGGMGSRQQNFYNQLATRMGYGDAARQVQDLYLARQQRDAAAAVPMEFIDRTSLLGPKERIAERMREYAAAGVTTLSVTLFVADRDSGVQTLRTVAEALDLSGVGE encoded by the coding sequence GTGCGACTCGGGCTCAGCCTCGGATATCAGACGGCGTGGAGTACGCCGGCGGACCACCTGGCGCTTGCCCAGGAAGCGGACCGCCTCGGTTACTCGGTGGTGTGGGCGGCGGAGGCGTACGGCTCGGACTCCCCGAGCATGCTCGCCTGGATGGCGGGCCAGACGCAGCGGATCGACCTGGGTAGCGCGGTGATGCAGATCCCCGCCCGTACCCCGGCGATGACCGCGATGACCGCGGCGACCATCGACGCGCTCTCCGGTGGCCGGTTCCGGCTCGGCCTCGGCGTCTCCGGCCCGCAGGTCTCCGAGGGCTGGCACGGCGTCCGGTTCGCCAAACCGCTCGCCCGCACCCGCGAGTACGTCGACATCGTGCGGTTGGCGGTGGCCCGCAAGGAGGTCGCCTACGACGGCGAGCACTACACCCTGCCGTTGCCCGACGGCCCCGGCAAGGCGCTGCGGTTGGGCTTCCATCCGCCGCGCGCGCACATCCCGCTCTACCTGGCCGCGGTCGGCCCGAAGAACCTGGAGCTGGCCGGCGAGATCGCCGACGGCTGGCTGGCCGTCTTCTACGCCCCGGAGTTCGCCGAGGAGCAGCTCGCCTCGGTGCGGGCCGGTCGGGCCAGGGCGGGCAAAGAACTGGCCGGTTTCGACGTGGTGCCGTCGGTGCCGGTGGTGGTCGGCGACGATGTGGCCTCCTGCGCCGAGCTGGTCCGCTGGTACGCCGCCCTGTACGTCGGCGGCATGGGCAGCCGGCAGCAGAACTTCTACAACCAGTTGGCCACCCGGATGGGCTACGGCGACGCCGCCCGCCAGGTGCAGGACCTCTACCTGGCCCGCCAGCAGCGCGACGCGGCGGCGGCGGTGCCGATGGAGTTCATCGACCGGACCTCGCTGCTCGGCCCGAAGGAACGCATCGCCGAGCGGATGCGGGAGTACGCGGCAGCCGGGGTGACCACCCTGTCGGTCACCCTGTTCGTGGCCGACCGGGACAGCGGCGTGCAGACCCTGCGCACCGTCGCCGAGGCCCTCGACCTCTCGGGAGTCGGCGAGTGA
- a CDS encoding DUF3090 domain-containing protein, whose translation MTHQVHAFEPPERFVAGTVGAPGERAFFLQARGGGRLVSVALEKVQVSLLAEKLEELLSEAQRRFGVELPEAPAAVGDNDPLDNPVDEEFRVGTLGLAFDVDSVTVVIEAIAAGEAEAEVELDDDDDEDDDDEEPDEDLDRLRVRLTPEATREFIERARRVVNAGRPPCPLCGQPLDPAGHLCPRHNGYHR comes from the coding sequence ATGACCCACCAGGTGCACGCCTTCGAGCCGCCGGAGCGGTTCGTCGCCGGGACGGTCGGGGCGCCCGGGGAGCGCGCGTTCTTCCTCCAGGCCCGCGGCGGCGGCCGGCTGGTCAGCGTCGCGCTGGAGAAGGTGCAGGTGTCCCTGCTCGCCGAGAAGCTGGAAGAGCTGCTCTCCGAGGCGCAGCGCAGGTTCGGTGTCGAGCTGCCCGAGGCGCCCGCAGCCGTCGGCGACAACGACCCGTTGGACAACCCGGTCGACGAGGAGTTCCGGGTCGGCACCCTCGGGCTCGCCTTCGACGTGGACTCCGTCACCGTGGTGATCGAGGCGATCGCCGCCGGCGAGGCGGAGGCCGAGGTCGAGCTGGACGACGACGACGACGAGGACGACGACGACGAGGAGCCGGACGAGGATCTCGACCGGTTGCGGGTGCGGTTGACGCCGGAGGCGACCCGCGAGTTCATCGAGCGGGCCCGTCGGGTGGTCAACGCCGGCCGCCCGCCCTGCCCCCTCTGCGGTCAGCCGCTCGACCCGGCCGGGCACCTCTGCCCCCGGCACAACGGCTACCACCGGTGA
- a CDS encoding undecaprenyl-diphosphate phosphatase, producing the protein MTWVEAIVLGIVQGLTEFLPVSSSGHLRITSAIFFDRDAGASFTAVTQLGTEAAVLIYFAKDIWRITRTWLVGIRDSSVRSSLDYRMGWYVIVGSIPIGLLGFLFKDQIRTAGRNLWVVSTTLIVFAFVLAFAEYWGRQTRTLANFRMRDGVVMGFAQAMALVPGVSRSGGTLTAGLLLNLTREAAARYSFLLAIPAVVMSGIFSVGDVFEPAAPGTSVPSVAQMVVATIIAFGVGYAAIAWLLRYVAHHTLYVFVLYRVALGTLVLALLLTGTISAT; encoded by the coding sequence GTGACCTGGGTCGAGGCCATCGTCCTGGGCATCGTCCAGGGGCTCACCGAGTTTCTTCCGGTCAGTTCGTCGGGGCATCTGCGGATCACCTCGGCGATCTTCTTCGACCGGGACGCGGGCGCGTCGTTCACCGCGGTCACCCAGTTGGGCACCGAGGCGGCCGTCCTCATCTACTTCGCCAAGGACATCTGGCGGATCACCCGTACCTGGCTGGTCGGCATCAGGGACTCCTCGGTGCGCTCCAGCCTCGACTACCGGATGGGCTGGTACGTGATCGTCGGCTCGATCCCGATCGGGCTGCTCGGTTTCCTGTTCAAGGACCAGATCCGCACCGCCGGACGCAACCTGTGGGTGGTCTCCACCACGCTCATCGTCTTCGCCTTCGTGCTGGCCTTCGCCGAGTACTGGGGTCGGCAGACCCGTACCCTGGCGAACTTCCGGATGCGTGACGGTGTGGTGATGGGCTTCGCCCAGGCGATGGCGCTGGTCCCCGGGGTGTCCCGCTCCGGCGGCACGCTCACCGCGGGGCTGCTGCTCAACCTCACCCGGGAGGCCGCCGCCCGGTACTCGTTCCTGCTGGCCATCCCGGCGGTGGTGATGTCCGGCATCTTCAGCGTCGGGGACGTCTTCGAGCCGGCCGCGCCGGGCACCTCGGTGCCCTCGGTGGCGCAGATGGTGGTGGCCACCATCATCGCCTTCGGGGTCGGCTACGCGGCCATCGCCTGGCTGCTGCGGTACGTGGCACACCACACCCTGTACGTCTTCGTGCTCTACCGGGTGGCGCTCGGCACCTTGGTGCTGGCGTTGCTGCTCACCGGCACGATCAGCGCCACCTGA